TGGCGCCGGTCTTGTAGACCACCAGCATGCCGAAGAACACACCGAGTGTGCCGACGATCGCCTGGGCGATCATGCCGACGCCACCGACCGAGGCCAGGTTGGCGATGATGAACGACACCGCGCCGAGGAACAGACCTTCCAGCGCCGCGTAGCTCAGCACGATGGCCGGGTTGTCCTGCTTACGCCCGAACGTGGCGATGAGCACCAGCGCCAGGCCGCCGAGAGCACCCACCAGGGTGAACGGCGTGGCCAGGCTGAGGTTGGTGCTGACCAGGTAGTACGAGACGACCGCCACCGCCGTCAGGATCGCCAGGCTGATGCCCGTCTTGGTGACGACGTCGTCGATCGTCATCGGCCGGGAGACACCGGCCTGCTGCTGATCGGGGTATTGGGTTGCGGCATAAGGGTCCGCATGTACCTGCTGGGCACCGAAGCTTGCGGCTCCGGTACCGAATTGCGCGTATCCGCCCTGCTGCCCCTTGGGCAGGGATCGGAATACCGGGTTGCTGCTTTCGCGCACCGTAGGTCCTCTCCTTCAGTACTGGTGGTTCGATTTCCGAACACACAGTCAACGATCATTGCCGGGAACGGGTTCCCGCGATACCCCTGCACTGAGAGCGCTCTCAGGTATCGGCCGCGACCCCATTCCTGGGATGAAGCTGTGCAAACCCTACCCGTCGCACATCACGCGCGGACCACGAACTAGATTGCATTCGTGGCAGAAAACGAGGACATCCTAGTAACTGTCCGTAACGGTGTCGGCATCGTGACGTTGAACCGCCCCAAGGCGATCAACTCGCT
This DNA window, taken from Mycolicibacterium neoaurum, encodes the following:
- a CDS encoding Bax inhibitor-1/YccA family membrane protein, with protein sequence MRESSNPVFRSLPKGQQGGYAQFGTGAASFGAQQVHADPYAATQYPDQQQAGVSRPMTIDDVVTKTGISLAILTAVAVVSYYLVSTNLSLATPFTLVGALGGLALVLIATFGRKQDNPAIVLSYAALEGLFLGAVSFIIANLASVGGVGMIAQAIVGTLGVFFGMLVVYKTGAIRVTPKFTRMIVAGLFGVVALMLVNLVLGLFGVGGGAGMGLRDGGAIAIGFSLLCIALAAFSFLIDFDAADQMIRAGAPEKAAWGVALGLMVTLVWLYLEILRLLSYFNND